A genome region from Labilibaculum antarcticum includes the following:
- a CDS encoding helix-turn-helix domain-containing protein, which translates to MIKNEANSKYSTKKRIDHFNRGVRDYSCIRVEEFLPNLKIPVPPIKENSVSLIYITEGVLNIKVGYSDYTICQSELLIIQPFKPYSIEKESSNAKGIILQITADGMIGTMGSHSLIFNLDILETWSRSKYSIDKKLSHFIENIFERIYLEYCGGINNLMLVNAYAITLILELNGISKNLSKFNSAAIDLTHRFKKEVYNRLEINLPISEYAKHLSVTPNHLNKSIKLVTGESTSSLLSKIKLTEAKYLLFMAELTIADIADKLGFDDSSYFSRFFKKHEGISPVEYRSKSRFIANE; encoded by the coding sequence ATGATTAAAAATGAAGCTAATTCGAAATATTCTACAAAAAAAAGAATTGACCATTTTAATAGAGGCGTTAGAGATTATTCCTGCATTCGAGTAGAGGAATTTCTTCCAAATCTAAAGATACCTGTTCCCCCAATAAAAGAAAATAGTGTTTCGCTAATCTATATTACAGAAGGAGTTTTAAATATTAAGGTTGGATATAGTGATTATACCATATGTCAAAGTGAGTTACTTATCATCCAGCCCTTCAAACCATACTCAATCGAAAAAGAATCTTCCAATGCAAAAGGAATTATCTTGCAAATTACGGCAGATGGAATGATTGGCACCATGGGAAGTCACTCTCTAATATTCAATCTCGATATTTTAGAAACATGGAGCCGATCCAAATATAGTATTGACAAGAAATTGTCCCATTTTATTGAAAATATATTTGAAAGAATATATCTGGAGTATTGTGGCGGAATAAACAACCTTATGCTGGTAAACGCATACGCTATCACGTTGATACTTGAGTTAAATGGAATCAGTAAAAATCTATCAAAATTCAATAGTGCTGCAATAGATCTCACACATAGGTTTAAAAAAGAAGTCTATAATCGACTGGAGATTAATTTACCTATTTCTGAATATGCAAAACATCTTTCGGTAACACCTAACCACCTTAACAAATCTATTAAGCTTGTAACAGGAGAATCAACAAGCTCTCTACTTAGCAAAATTAAGCTAACCGAAGCAAAGTACTTGTTGTTTATGGCTGAACTCACCATTGCTGATATAGCAGATAAGTTGGGTTTTGATGATTCATCGTATTTTAGTCGTTTTTTCAAAAAACATGAAGGCATATCACCAGTTGAGTATAGAAGTAAGTCTAGATTTATCGCTAATGAGTAA
- a CDS encoding 4Fe-4S binding protein translates to MIALIKKKGALQKWRLLIQVIFVLLCVWIGLDFYFFNQYLATDGLTAFHSRPPGVDAFLPISSLLSLIFFLKTGLIHLAHPAGLILLISFLLMSFVFPKSFCSWICVFGTLSEKLADFGEFVFGRKIEMPKIMDIILRSLKYLLLLFMAVAFLGMTTPVLKNFLDGDFNMICDIRMYDFFADISSLSIVIFSILILLSVVFRGFWCRYLCPFGAIMNIMGLLSPNKIRRNSESCINCNKCSQVCPSFIKVATLKTVVSDECSSCMKCLDICPVKNTLTIKPVASNKTISKKWVAISVIVIFLSITFIAILSGKWQNNITKEEYLDVYPHRNELKHN, encoded by the coding sequence ATGATAGCATTGATTAAAAAAAAGGGAGCCTTACAAAAATGGCGGCTTTTGATACAAGTAATTTTTGTGCTTCTATGTGTATGGATTGGGCTTGATTTTTATTTTTTCAACCAATATCTGGCAACAGATGGTTTGACTGCCTTTCATAGCCGGCCTCCAGGTGTGGATGCCTTTCTGCCTATTAGTTCATTGTTAAGCTTGATCTTTTTTTTAAAAACCGGCCTTATTCATTTGGCTCACCCTGCAGGCTTAATCCTCTTAATCAGCTTCTTACTAATGTCTTTTGTTTTTCCCAAGTCATTTTGTAGTTGGATATGTGTGTTTGGAACCCTATCTGAAAAACTGGCTGATTTTGGCGAATTCGTTTTTGGAAGAAAAATAGAAATGCCCAAAATTATGGACATAATTCTTAGATCTCTAAAATATCTATTGTTACTATTTATGGCTGTTGCCTTTTTAGGAATGACAACACCAGTATTAAAGAATTTTCTCGATGGAGATTTTAATATGATCTGCGACATTAGGATGTACGATTTCTTTGCTGATATTAGCAGTTTGTCTATTGTGATTTTTTCTATTTTAATCCTTCTATCAGTTGTTTTCAGAGGCTTTTGGTGTAGATATTTATGTCCTTTCGGAGCTATTATGAATATAATGGGTCTTTTAAGTCCTAATAAAATAAGAAGAAATAGTGAATCGTGTATCAATTGCAATAAGTGTTCGCAGGTTTGTCCTTCGTTCATAAAAGTTGCCACCCTTAAAACTGTTGTTTCAGATGAATGCTCATCGTGCATGAAGTGTCTGGATATTTGCCCTGTTAAAAACACACTAACGATTAAACCAGTAGCTTCCAATAAAACAATTTCAAAAAAATGGGTTGCAATATCAGTTATTGTCATCTTTCTAAGCATCACCTTTATCGCTATATTATCAGGCAAATGGCAAAACAACATAACAAAAGAAGAATATCTGGATGTATATCCGCACAGGAATGAACTAAAACACAATTAA